In the Leifsonia sp. 466MF genome, one interval contains:
- a CDS encoding MFS transporter produces MTELSPAATAAATGTTGIKTPGTTPARTPRGYTPALSAVNFGVLLALLTPVLVSMAFKVQHLSASTEEATAQLGLVLGVGALFALVANPLAGRLSDRTTSRYGMRRPWILGGSIVGVGAFLLIGAATSIWVVLIGWCLVQASLNAVLAAANATLPDQVPAASRGKVSGLVGVTTPLAILAGSFLINFIGDDLLRFLIPGLIALVLAVIFVAVLKDRRLTEKPRQKFTVGQFFGSFVFNPVKHRDFGWTWLTKFFVMFGYAGIATFLPFYLTEKFHLDEQGAISTILLANLASTVGMVISSPIGGYLSDRLGKRRPFVAAAGVIMVVGLVVLAFAPTVAIVILAQAVIGLGAGSFFSVDLALATQVLPSPDDTAKDLGVLNIANALPQSIAPAIAPGIIALGSATAIGGYSVWYLFGALIALLGAVLVYRIKGVK; encoded by the coding sequence ATGACAGAGCTGTCTCCCGCCGCGACAGCGGCGGCAACCGGGACCACCGGTATCAAGACGCCCGGCACCACGCCGGCGCGAACTCCCCGCGGCTACACGCCGGCGCTCTCGGCCGTGAACTTCGGCGTCCTCCTGGCGCTCCTCACTCCGGTGCTCGTGTCGATGGCCTTCAAGGTGCAGCACCTGAGCGCATCCACGGAGGAGGCCACGGCGCAGCTCGGACTCGTCCTCGGCGTCGGAGCCCTGTTCGCCCTGGTGGCGAACCCGCTCGCAGGCCGGCTGTCGGACCGCACCACCTCCCGGTACGGGATGCGTCGCCCGTGGATCCTCGGCGGCAGCATCGTCGGCGTCGGTGCGTTCCTGCTGATCGGTGCGGCCACATCCATCTGGGTCGTTCTCATCGGATGGTGCCTGGTGCAGGCGTCGCTCAACGCCGTGCTCGCAGCCGCGAACGCGACGCTTCCCGACCAGGTGCCCGCGGCCAGCCGCGGCAAGGTCTCGGGCCTCGTCGGCGTGACCACTCCTCTTGCGATTCTCGCGGGCAGCTTCCTCATCAACTTCATCGGCGACGACCTTCTGCGCTTCCTCATCCCCGGCCTCATCGCACTTGTGCTCGCGGTGATCTTCGTCGCCGTCCTCAAGGACCGCCGCCTCACGGAGAAGCCGCGCCAGAAGTTCACCGTCGGGCAGTTCTTCGGCTCATTCGTCTTCAATCCGGTCAAGCACCGCGACTTCGGCTGGACGTGGCTGACCAAGTTCTTCGTGATGTTCGGCTACGCGGGCATCGCGACCTTCCTCCCCTTCTACCTGACCGAGAAGTTCCACCTCGACGAGCAGGGCGCCATCTCGACGATCCTGCTGGCGAACCTGGCCTCCACCGTCGGCATGGTGATCTCCAGCCCCATCGGCGGTTACCTCTCCGACCGGCTCGGCAAGCGCCGCCCGTTCGTCGCGGCGGCGGGAGTCATCATGGTTGTCGGACTGGTCGTTCTCGCGTTCGCGCCGACGGTCGCGATCGTCATCCTCGCGCAGGCCGTGATCGGTCTCGGAGCCGGGTCGTTCTTCTCCGTCGACCTCGCCCTCGCCACGCAGGTGCTGCCCAGCCCCGACGACACGGCCAAGGACCTCGGCGTGCTCAACATCGCCAACGCCCTTCCGCAGTCGATCGCGCCCGCCATCGCACCGGGGATCATCGCCCTCGGCTCGGCCACCGCGATCGGCGGTTACTCGGTGTGGTACCTCTTCGGCGCCCTCATCGCACTGCTCGGCGCCGTGCTCGTCTACCGGATCAAAGGAGTGAAATGA